Proteins encoded in a region of the Mercenaria mercenaria strain notata chromosome 1, MADL_Memer_1, whole genome shotgun sequence genome:
- the LOC123523308 gene encoding kunitz-type serine protease inhibitor nigrescinin-2-like, with amino-acid sequence MRGEVPGRTVSSHNNLSSARTHREKMRQRPAGPRFEMSCVMMNKLLLPAIAVGLIAAVGGLPLPPVIETPIDTGSRGGRVVADACQQPMTKGPCEALFTRYFYNPQTSTCEQFDYGGCWGNDNNFASLQLCQETCMSVE; translated from the exons ATGAGGGGCGAAGTTCCTGGTAGAACTGTTTCCTCACACAATAACCTGAGCAGTGCTCGAACACACAGAG AGAAAATGAGGCAGCGGCCCGCTGGTCCAAGGTTTGAAATG aGCTGTGTGATGATGAACAAGCTACTGTTACCTGCGATCGCAGTCGGTCTTATTGCAGCAGTTGGTGGTTTGCCGTTGCCGCCGGTCATAGAGACTCCCATAGATACTGGGTCACGTGGTGGACGTGTTGTCGCTGATG CGTGTCAGCAGCCGATGACAAAGGGTCCATGTGAAGCATTGTTCACCAGATACTTCTACAACCCCCAGACATCCACGTGCGAGCAGTTTGACTATGGCGGCTGTTGGGGAAATGACAACAACTTCGCTAGCCTGCAACTATGCCAGGAGACGTGCATGAGTGTTGAATGA